Proteins found in one Promicromonospora sukumoe genomic segment:
- a CDS encoding cation-translocating P-type ATPase has translation MSRTIGRISVDPASTHAIEVANRLHVDVVEGLGVAEAGRRLEMYGPNRLAAAKKESALQAFGRQYRDFMQIVLLVAAVVNLLVTRDIGTSLVLAGLTLFNAVIGLRQEAKAEQSVAALAQMMKTVARVRRDGQAVEVDAGELVPGDVVLVEAGNRVPADGRITLAATLEIEEAALTGESLPVSKSTDPVPGDDVPLGDRTCMAYMNTSVTRGRGELVVTATGMNTEIGHIANLLASTETDKTPLQKQLDGLSRIIASIAAVALVFVVVLGLIRGESFDTLFITGVALAVAAIPTGLPAVVTALLSMGTREIARRNAIVKRLPAVETLGSTSAICSDKTGTLTLNKMTARELAIPGQNVFTVTGEGYGTVGEIRHVGGSRIDLDPYLLPMVLCADAVLDGESLIGDPTEGALIVLGAKGGLDIAETRRDFPRLAEVPFDSEYKFMATFHDMTDDDGRPVVRCYVKGAPDVLIARGAAYRSPDGVVVPITDQNRSLALDANNRMANSGERVMVVAQRDVDPTVFDAARSGPRNLISLVSELTLLAMVGIVDPPRPEARTAIAECRSAGIRVRMITGDHATTAAAIARELGIEGRALTGSEFAAMTDDELLAQLDGIGVIARVAPEDKIRLVQLLKRSGNVVSMTGDGVNDAPALKAADIGVAMGITGTEVSKEAAVMILTDDNFATIVNAVSYGRSLYDNLVKYLRFQMSTLVAYIAIFLLAGILNIAAGTPLNPLQILWLNMVVDIPIAIALGFDQATKGLMDRPPRPVGAPVLSRTAWIRLCVQGAVMTAGALVAYQLGLGLSGPIVAATMLLTTLSLFHVIAGLLSRDQTGTIFDRDALPGVAQLRRYGLALLAIVTITTIDLLEQVFGTTDLDGQQWGLCIALALSLLVVEEIIKVFLRRREGRGGVARVVAAAPPSGVAPTA, from the coding sequence ATGTCGCGGACCATCGGCCGGATCTCGGTGGACCCGGCGTCCACGCACGCCATCGAGGTCGCCAACCGGCTCCACGTCGACGTGGTCGAGGGGCTCGGTGTCGCCGAGGCGGGTCGTCGGCTGGAGATGTACGGGCCGAACCGGCTCGCCGCCGCGAAGAAGGAGTCGGCGCTCCAGGCGTTCGGTCGGCAGTACCGCGACTTCATGCAGATCGTCCTGCTGGTCGCCGCCGTCGTGAACCTCCTGGTCACCCGCGACATCGGCACCTCGCTGGTGCTGGCGGGCCTGACCTTGTTCAACGCCGTCATCGGCCTGCGGCAGGAGGCCAAGGCGGAGCAGAGCGTCGCAGCGCTGGCCCAGATGATGAAGACGGTCGCGCGCGTGCGGCGTGACGGCCAGGCCGTCGAGGTCGATGCCGGGGAGCTGGTGCCGGGCGACGTCGTCCTCGTCGAGGCCGGGAACCGCGTGCCCGCGGACGGCCGGATCACGCTGGCCGCGACCCTGGAGATCGAGGAGGCCGCGCTCACCGGGGAGAGCCTGCCGGTGAGCAAGTCGACCGACCCGGTGCCCGGCGACGACGTCCCGCTCGGCGACCGGACCTGCATGGCGTACATGAACACCTCGGTCACCCGGGGCCGTGGCGAGCTGGTCGTCACCGCGACGGGCATGAACACCGAGATCGGTCACATCGCGAACCTGCTGGCCAGCACGGAGACCGACAAGACGCCGCTGCAGAAGCAGCTCGACGGCCTGTCCCGGATCATCGCGTCGATCGCCGCCGTCGCGCTGGTCTTCGTGGTGGTGCTCGGGCTGATCCGAGGCGAGTCGTTCGACACGCTGTTCATCACCGGCGTGGCGCTGGCCGTGGCCGCCATCCCGACCGGGCTGCCCGCCGTCGTCACCGCGCTGCTCTCCATGGGCACCCGCGAGATCGCGCGCCGCAACGCGATCGTCAAGCGGCTGCCCGCCGTGGAGACGCTCGGCTCGACGTCGGCGATCTGCTCGGACAAGACCGGCACCCTGACCCTGAACAAGATGACTGCCCGGGAGCTGGCGATCCCCGGCCAGAACGTCTTCACCGTGACGGGCGAGGGATACGGCACCGTCGGCGAGATCAGGCACGTCGGCGGCTCGCGCATCGACCTCGACCCGTACCTCCTGCCGATGGTGCTTTGCGCGGACGCGGTGCTCGACGGCGAGAGCCTGATCGGCGACCCGACCGAGGGCGCCCTGATCGTGCTCGGCGCCAAGGGCGGCCTGGACATCGCCGAGACGCGGCGGGACTTCCCGCGCCTCGCGGAGGTGCCCTTCGACTCCGAGTACAAATTCATGGCCACCTTCCACGACATGACCGACGACGACGGACGCCCCGTGGTGCGCTGCTACGTGAAGGGCGCCCCCGACGTGCTGATCGCGCGCGGCGCCGCCTACCGGTCGCCCGACGGCGTCGTCGTGCCGATCACCGACCAGAACCGCAGCCTGGCGCTGGACGCGAACAACCGGATGGCCAACTCCGGCGAACGGGTCATGGTCGTGGCGCAGCGCGACGTCGACCCGACGGTCTTCGACGCCGCACGATCAGGTCCCAGAAACCTGATCTCCCTGGTCAGCGAGCTCACGCTGCTGGCGATGGTGGGCATCGTGGACCCGCCGCGCCCCGAGGCCAGGACGGCGATCGCCGAGTGCCGCTCGGCCGGGATCAGGGTCCGGATGATCACGGGCGACCACGCCACCACCGCCGCCGCGATCGCCCGGGAGCTCGGAATCGAGGGTCGGGCGCTGACCGGCAGCGAGTTCGCCGCGATGACCGACGACGAGCTGCTGGCCCAGCTCGACGGCATCGGCGTGATCGCCCGGGTGGCGCCCGAGGACAAGATCCGGCTGGTGCAGCTGCTCAAACGCTCGGGCAACGTGGTCTCGATGACGGGCGACGGCGTGAACGACGCGCCCGCCCTGAAGGCCGCGGACATCGGCGTCGCGATGGGTATCACCGGCACCGAGGTCTCCAAGGAGGCCGCGGTGATGATCCTGACCGACGACAACTTCGCGACGATCGTCAACGCCGTCTCCTACGGCCGCAGCCTCTACGACAACCTCGTGAAGTACCTCCGCTTCCAGATGTCCACGCTCGTCGCGTACATCGCGATCTTCCTGCTCGCGGGCATCCTGAACATCGCGGCGGGCACTCCCCTGAACCCGCTGCAGATCCTCTGGCTCAACATGGTCGTCGACATCCCGATCGCGATCGCGCTCGGCTTCGACCAGGCCACCAAGGGCCTGATGGACCGGCCCCCGCGCCCGGTCGGGGCGCCGGTCCTGTCCCGGACGGCCTGGATCCGGCTCTGTGTCCAGGGCGCCGTGATGACCGCCGGGGCGCTCGTGGCGTACCAGCTCGGCCTCGGCCTGAGCGGCCCGATCGTCGCGGCGACGATGCTGCTCACCACGCTGTCGCTGTTCCACGTGATCGCGGGCCTGCTCTCGCGGGACCAGACCGGCACGATCTTCGACCGCGACGCGCTGCCCGGCGTCGCCCAGCTGCGGCGCTACGGGCTGGCGCTGCTGGCGATCGTCACGATCACGACGATCGACCTGCTGGAGCAGGTCTTCGGCACCACGGACCTCGACGGGCAGCAGTGGGGCCTGTGCATCGCGCTGGCGCTGAGCCTGCTGGTGGTCGAGGAGATCATCAAGGTGTTCCTGCGCCGGCGGGAGGGTCGGGGCGGGGTGGCGCGGGTGGTGGCGGCGGCTCCCCCATCGGGGGTGGCGCCGACGGCATAG